One Paenibacillus sp. FSL H7-0737 DNA segment encodes these proteins:
- a CDS encoding M20 metallopeptidase family protein: MTVDPVFAIHQNSNIAEMMHYAGQLQDEMIEYRRDLHAHPELLYDVVRTSNKVAELLEEWGITVRRNGGKHFGMGVVGLLQGLADNGNSGPTLLLRADMDALPIQECNELPYKSVNDGIMHACGHDAHTAMLLGAARTLAAFRERLMGTIIFVFQPAEEGAVKSPLDGRLLSGGRDLIEDNVLEGVDYAYALHVMPELLVGTLGIHPHGAMAASSHFKVEFQGTSGHHSAPHRAVDAIQMAARYIGEINGMMANRIDPQEAAVLAFGTLQAGTAVNVIAEHSELTGTFRAFTKTTVAAITNGLQRHASAIAESYGGKYKLELREGIAVVNNAEAVQQVLHAARAVLGEDQVILLEQPSLAGEDFGWYLDKVPGALAFIGCGNKEKGILHAIHQPQFNIDEAMLVHGARVLVRLAIQHNGSASGKQK, translated from the coding sequence TTGACGGTTGATCCAGTATTCGCAATCCACCAAAACTCGAATATTGCGGAGATGATGCATTACGCCGGCCAGCTGCAGGATGAAATGATTGAATACCGTCGTGATTTGCATGCCCATCCGGAGCTACTGTATGATGTCGTCCGCACTTCTAATAAAGTAGCAGAATTGTTAGAGGAGTGGGGGATCACAGTACGTAGAAATGGCGGCAAACATTTCGGAATGGGAGTGGTCGGCCTCCTGCAAGGCTTAGCAGACAATGGCAATAGTGGGCCTACTCTTCTTCTAAGGGCTGATATGGATGCCCTGCCGATACAAGAGTGCAATGAGTTACCTTACAAGTCAGTCAATGACGGCATCATGCACGCCTGTGGCCATGATGCCCATACCGCTATGCTGTTGGGGGCTGCCCGAACCTTGGCAGCCTTCCGGGAACGATTGATGGGTACGATCATTTTCGTCTTCCAGCCAGCTGAGGAAGGCGCGGTCAAGAGTCCGCTTGATGGAAGATTACTCTCAGGCGGCCGCGATCTCATTGAGGATAACGTGCTGGAAGGTGTCGACTATGCCTACGCGCTACATGTCATGCCAGAGCTTCTGGTAGGAACGCTTGGTATTCACCCTCATGGTGCCATGGCAGCGTCAAGCCATTTTAAGGTGGAATTTCAGGGAACATCCGGTCATCATAGTGCTCCGCACAGAGCTGTAGATGCGATCCAGATGGCGGCACGATATATAGGAGAGATTAACGGAATGATGGCTAATCGAATCGATCCGCAGGAGGCGGCGGTGTTGGCCTTCGGAACGTTGCAGGCTGGTACTGCTGTTAATGTGATCGCTGAACACAGTGAACTGACAGGAACGTTCAGAGCGTTTACCAAGACGACGGTAGCTGCAATTACAAATGGTTTACAGCGCCATGCTTCAGCTATAGCTGAGTCTTATGGAGGGAAATACAAGCTGGAGCTGCGTGAAGGAATTGCAGTAGTGAACAATGCGGAAGCGGTGCAGCAGGTGCTTCATGCAGCCCGTGCAGTTCTAGGTGAGGATCAGGTAATACTTCTGGAGCAGCCAAGTCTGGCTGGTGAGGATTTTGGTTGGTATCTTGATAAAGTTCCTGGTGCCTTAGCCTTTATCGGTTGCGGCAATAAGGAGAAGGGAATTCTCCATGCTATCCATCAGCCACAGTTTAATATCGATGAAGCGATGCTAGTTCATGGTGCGAGGGTACTGGTTAGACTCGCAATACAGCATAATGGATCGGCCAGCGGCAAACAAAAGTAA
- a CDS encoding stalk domain-containing protein produces MHNRRFMNVLLILFLSASNSTPIFASASVVPKLSDSIQRSAIQPSVTINGINFSFQDELPTLIEGKTFVPTQIFEHPDIQADITKFIDNPYPHVFISHFNGALSIYPDKSDYMFSDYNEDIEDSDVWINWKSPTPYLSGSDIMVPLRAIAERIGISVDWDVATRTAIITTDDDFRAELESPEEWEDWLGMKPIEMDDPSGEAITEQELTEFAILSGLPVLDSRIIDKYTAVLLHIEEEDGVESLTLKYVDRLKNGSLDWSMDLGMGDDGDDVQVKRSGQLVSVGMFDQGLKKQFSHFEVSYKVHDKRVTHTYDISGKQGMFFDIPEGVTSGEITFFGKNGYSFGTYFW; encoded by the coding sequence ATGCACAACCGCCGCTTCATGAACGTATTACTTATTCTTTTCTTATCAGCTTCCAATTCGACTCCGATCTTCGCATCGGCTTCTGTTGTACCGAAGTTATCCGATTCTATCCAACGTTCTGCAATCCAACCCTCCGTTACAATTAATGGCATAAACTTTTCCTTTCAAGATGAGTTGCCTACTTTAATAGAGGGAAAAACCTTCGTTCCAACCCAAATTTTTGAGCATCCCGACATTCAAGCCGATATTACGAAGTTTATAGATAACCCTTATCCACATGTGTTTATTTCACATTTTAATGGAGCACTTTCTATTTATCCGGATAAAAGTGATTATATGTTTAGCGATTACAACGAAGATATAGAGGATTCTGATGTTTGGATCAATTGGAAGAGTCCTACACCTTATCTCTCCGGCAGTGATATTATGGTTCCATTGCGTGCTATTGCCGAACGAATCGGGATCTCCGTTGATTGGGATGTAGCAACTAGAACAGCGATCATTACCACGGATGATGACTTTCGTGCTGAACTCGAATCTCCTGAGGAGTGGGAAGATTGGCTAGGAATGAAACCTATCGAGATGGATGATCCCTCAGGAGAGGCAATAACAGAGCAGGAGTTAACTGAATTTGCTATTTTGAGCGGACTCCCAGTTCTGGATTCTCGGATTATTGATAAATATACAGCTGTACTCTTACATATCGAAGAGGAAGATGGCGTAGAATCGCTTACGTTGAAATACGTCGATCGTTTAAAAAACGGGAGTTTGGACTGGAGTATGGATTTAGGCATGGGGGATGATGGAGACGACGTCCAAGTGAAGAGGAGCGGACAACTCGTTAGTGTCGGTATGTTCGATCAAGGTCTTAAGAAGCAATTCAGTCATTTCGAGGTAAGTTACAAAGTTCATGATAAGAGAGTAACTCACACCTATGATATCTCGGGTAAACAAGGCATGTTTTTTGACATTCCTGAGGGCGTGACAAGCGGGGAGATAACATTCTTTGGGAAAAACGGTTACTCATTCGGAACGTATTTCTGGTGA
- a CDS encoding LLM class flavin-dependent oxidoreductase gives MEQYRINADNGLEFGLYTLGDHLANPETGSRISAKQRIREIIDLAQLAEQAGIDFFSVGESHQEYFATQAHTVVLSAIAQATKKMKIGSSSTIISTSDPVRVYEDFATIDLISNGRAEIIAGRASRVGLYELLGYDLNDYEELFEEKFDLLLKINENEVMNWKGEFRNPLKNARILPRPEGNLPIWRAVGGTSASAIKAGIAGVPMFLAHLGGPAVLFKRSIDAYREAASQNGFDPSKLPVATAGFFYADETTQKAQRAYYPYINEGMKLTNGRGFPKQAFAQGADPRDVMNIGSPQEIIEKILYQHELFGHQRYIAQMDYGGVPFENLMKNIDLIGSEILPAIKKYTAKK, from the coding sequence ATGGAACAATATCGGATCAATGCAGACAATGGCTTAGAGTTTGGACTTTATACATTAGGTGATCATCTAGCGAACCCCGAAACTGGAAGCCGAATATCTGCCAAACAACGCATACGTGAAATTATTGACTTGGCTCAATTAGCGGAGCAAGCAGGAATTGATTTTTTTAGTGTAGGAGAGAGTCATCAAGAGTATTTTGCTACTCAGGCGCATACCGTCGTGCTGTCAGCTATTGCACAGGCTACTAAGAAAATGAAAATAGGTAGCTCATCTACGATTATAAGCACCTCTGATCCGGTTAGGGTGTACGAAGATTTCGCTACAATTGATTTGATCTCAAATGGTCGAGCTGAAATAATAGCTGGCCGTGCCTCTAGAGTGGGGTTATATGAACTATTGGGCTATGATCTTAATGATTATGAGGAATTATTTGAAGAAAAATTCGACTTGTTATTAAAGATAAATGAAAACGAAGTTATGAATTGGAAGGGAGAATTTCGTAACCCTCTCAAAAATGCAAGAATCCTTCCCCGTCCTGAGGGAAACTTACCGATATGGAGAGCTGTAGGGGGAACTTCTGCCAGTGCGATCAAAGCAGGCATTGCAGGTGTTCCAATGTTTTTGGCCCATTTAGGGGGTCCTGCAGTCTTGTTTAAAAGATCCATTGATGCTTATCGTGAAGCTGCAAGCCAGAACGGATTTGATCCGTCGAAGCTGCCTGTAGCGACTGCTGGATTCTTTTACGCAGATGAAACGACACAGAAGGCACAAAGAGCCTATTATCCATATATAAACGAAGGAATGAAATTAACCAATGGACGTGGTTTTCCTAAACAGGCGTTTGCTCAAGGAGCCGATCCCCGCGATGTTATGAATATTGGCAGCCCACAGGAAATCATTGAAAAAATTCTATATCAACATGAACTCTTCGGCCATCAACGATATATCGCACAAATGGATTATGGTGGCGTACCTTTTGAAAATTTAATGAAAAACATAGATTTAATTGGTTCTGAAATTCTACCAGCTATTAAAAAATATACGGCAAAAAAATAA
- a CDS encoding NADPH-dependent FMN reductase — MKIVALSGSKIGSKTRIAMNYTINSFHEKYKDAEVTLLDLAEYDVQFSDGRNYLEYEGDTKYVIQTIMEADVIVIGTPIFQASIPATLKNIFDLAPEKAFQHKVVSMLVTAGSARHYLVAEQQLKPILAYMKAQIVQTYVFIEEKDFYRKEIVNDDVLFRIDRLVEDTYVLSETYAKIREAEEAKYGF; from the coding sequence ATGAAAATTGTAGCATTATCAGGGTCAAAGATAGGATCGAAAACCAGAATCGCTATGAATTACACAATAAATTCGTTTCATGAAAAATACAAAGATGCAGAAGTTACGCTTCTAGATCTGGCGGAGTATGATGTTCAATTCAGTGATGGTCGCAATTATCTGGAATACGAAGGGGACACCAAGTACGTAATTCAAACGATCATGGAAGCAGATGTTATCGTAATCGGAACGCCTATATTTCAAGCTTCCATCCCAGCAACACTAAAGAATATATTCGATTTAGCACCCGAAAAAGCATTTCAACACAAGGTTGTAAGTATGCTCGTCACGGCAGGTTCTGCACGTCACTATCTGGTAGCTGAGCAGCAATTGAAACCGATATTGGCCTATATGAAAGCGCAAATTGTTCAAACGTATGTATTTATAGAAGAGAAGGATTTTTATCGAAAAGAAATAGTAAATGATGATGTGCTATTCCGTATAGACCGCTTAGTGGAAGATACCTATGTACTTTCTGAGACCTATGCCAAAATTCGAGAGGCTGAAGAAGCTAAATATGGTTTCTAA
- a CDS encoding TetR/AcrR family transcriptional regulator, translating to MSKVDRRILKTQEALKTAVIELMTVKNFDDITIQELSDKANVSRGTIYLHYMDKYDLLDKLIEKHINELREKCEAASDLDFVTGSVIWTEYFESNYAFFSMMLASKGAPFFRSRFLEFLIEEFKDEVDITKGKNEGLNKDLVVQFVASSYVGVVEWWFTNERPVTYQVLAEQLGALLERNCTNNPSS from the coding sequence TTGTCTAAAGTCGATCGAAGAATCTTAAAAACACAGGAAGCCCTGAAGACAGCAGTCATTGAACTAATGACTGTGAAAAATTTTGATGATATAACCATTCAGGAACTCTCAGATAAAGCAAACGTAAGCCGTGGTACTATTTACCTTCACTATATGGATAAATATGATCTTCTTGATAAGCTTATCGAGAAGCATATCAATGAACTTCGTGAAAAATGTGAAGCAGCCTCTGATTTGGATTTTGTAACGGGGTCCGTGATTTGGACGGAATACTTTGAGAGTAACTATGCCTTTTTCTCTATGATGTTGGCTAGTAAAGGAGCCCCTTTCTTCCGGAGTCGTTTTCTGGAATTTCTTATAGAAGAGTTCAAAGACGAAGTGGATATCACAAAGGGTAAAAACGAAGGATTAAATAAGGATCTAGTCGTACAATTTGTAGCTTCTTCGTATGTAGGTGTAGTTGAATGGTGGTTTACGAACGAAAGACCAGTAACCTATCAAGTATTAGCAGAACAGCTGGGAGCCTTATTGGAACGAAATTGTACAAATAACCCCTCATCCTAA
- a CDS encoding SDR family oxidoreductase produces the protein MNNRTWLITGVSSGFGYEMTKQLLQKGNKVIGTVRNKSKVADLIEKYPETFSCEILDVTDFPAIRNLVDRSFEKFGRIDVIISNAGYGLFGAAEELSDDEVNHIIATNLTGSIQLIRSAIPHLRTQGGGRIIQISSYGGQVAFPGNSMYHATKFGIEGFCESVAQEVEAFNIGITLVEPGGARTEFRYGSAQVAKLMTEYEGNPAHNFLNMLDASKSLAPGDPVRMAARIIESVELEPAPIRMILGSHALASTISTLKARVADYEKQTELAASTDFPAGE, from the coding sequence ATGAATAATCGCACATGGCTTATCACCGGTGTGAGCAGTGGTTTTGGTTATGAGATGACGAAACAGCTTCTTCAGAAGGGCAATAAGGTTATCGGTACTGTTCGTAACAAAAGCAAGGTCGCTGACCTCATTGAGAAGTATCCCGAAACCTTCAGTTGCGAGATTCTAGATGTGACCGATTTTCCAGCCATTCGAAATCTTGTCGATAGATCTTTTGAAAAGTTTGGACGTATCGACGTTATCATAAGCAATGCTGGTTATGGACTTTTTGGGGCTGCAGAAGAACTCTCTGACGACGAGGTTAATCATATCATTGCCACGAATCTAACGGGGTCCATCCAGCTTATTCGTTCAGCTATCCCGCATTTGCGCACTCAGGGTGGTGGACGCATTATTCAGATCTCCTCCTATGGTGGGCAGGTCGCCTTCCCAGGAAATTCGATGTACCATGCGACCAAGTTTGGGATAGAGGGCTTTTGTGAGTCCGTTGCTCAGGAGGTTGAAGCTTTCAACATCGGTATTACATTGGTGGAGCCGGGAGGAGCCCGTACCGAGTTCCGTTATGGGAGCGCACAGGTAGCGAAACTCATGACAGAATACGAAGGCAACCCAGCACATAACTTTTTGAACATGCTGGACGCTTCTAAGAGTTTAGCTCCTGGAGATCCTGTGCGGATGGCTGCCCGAATCATAGAAAGTGTTGAATTAGAACCGGCACCGATACGAATGATACTTGGATCTCATGCACTGGCAAGCACGATTTCGACCCTCAAAGCTCGTGTTGCCGACTATGAGAAGCAGACTGAACTGGCAGCTTCTACTGATTTTCCAGCGGGAGAGTAA
- a CDS encoding cupin domain-containing protein, with protein sequence MKNEQLSSSTIFPLGEKVKANFTGDAYLQMVFTDPKPLNTAIGNVTFAPGARNNWHAHKVGQVLLVTGGNGWYQEEGKPAQLLEIGDVVNIPANVRHWHGATKDSWFVHLAMTPGETEWFEAVEDEWFEAL encoded by the coding sequence ATGAAAAATGAACAACTTAGTAGCAGCACTATTTTTCCTTTAGGGGAAAAGGTTAAAGCAAACTTTACGGGTGACGCTTATTTGCAAATGGTGTTTACAGATCCGAAGCCGCTTAATACCGCAATTGGTAATGTAACCTTTGCTCCAGGCGCACGCAATAACTGGCATGCTCATAAGGTTGGACAAGTTCTGTTAGTCACTGGTGGAAATGGCTGGTATCAGGAAGAAGGAAAACCTGCTCAATTGCTCGAAATAGGTGATGTGGTCAACATTCCAGCTAATGTGAGACATTGGCATGGCGCGACAAAGGATAGTTGGTTCGTTCATTTGGCTATGACTCCAGGCGAAACAGAATGGTTTGAAGCTGTCGAGGATGAATGGTTTGAAGCACTGTAA
- a CDS encoding aldo/keto reductase, with amino-acid sequence MEYIKFGNTGMDVSRICLGCMSFGKVLPGGHQWVLDEENSRPIIKRALELGINFFDTANIYASGSSEEIIGRALKDYANRDEIVLATKVWGQMRPGPNGGGLSRKAIMSEIDNSLKRLGTDYVDLYIIHRWDYNTPIEETMEALHDVVKSGKARYIGASAMYAWQFQKALHVAEKNSWTRFVSMQNHLNLIYREEEREMMPLCQDQKIAVTPYSPLASGRLIRDWSETTRRSETDLIQKSKYDSTADVDRLIVERVASLAEKRGVPRTHIALAWLLQKASVAAPIVGATKIAQLEDSVDALAVKLSPEEISFLEELYVPHPIVGAQ; translated from the coding sequence ATGGAATATATCAAATTTGGAAATACGGGAATGGACGTCTCTCGGATTTGCCTTGGTTGTATGAGCTTTGGAAAAGTGCTGCCTGGAGGGCACCAATGGGTGCTCGATGAGGAGAACAGTCGTCCTATCATTAAAAGAGCGCTTGAGCTTGGCATCAATTTTTTTGATACAGCTAATATTTACGCAAGTGGTTCCAGTGAAGAGATTATCGGACGTGCGCTTAAGGACTATGCGAATCGGGATGAAATTGTACTTGCCACGAAGGTCTGGGGCCAGATGCGTCCAGGTCCTAATGGTGGTGGGCTTTCTCGAAAAGCTATTATGAGCGAAATAGATAACAGTTTGAAGAGACTTGGGACCGATTATGTGGATCTCTATATCATTCACCGCTGGGATTATAACACACCCATTGAAGAAACCATGGAGGCCTTGCATGATGTAGTGAAGTCTGGAAAGGCTAGATATATCGGTGCGTCTGCTATGTATGCTTGGCAGTTCCAAAAAGCATTACATGTGGCCGAGAAAAATAGCTGGACTCGCTTTGTATCCATGCAAAATCACCTTAATCTCATCTACCGAGAAGAGGAAAGGGAAATGATGCCGCTTTGTCAGGATCAAAAAATTGCGGTAACTCCTTATAGTCCTCTGGCATCAGGAAGATTGATTCGTGATTGGTCGGAAACAACACGCAGATCCGAAACCGATCTCATTCAAAAATCAAAGTATGATTCAACTGCTGATGTAGATCGATTAATTGTTGAGCGAGTAGCGTCGTTAGCAGAGAAACGAGGCGTACCACGTACTCATATCGCACTTGCATGGCTGTTGCAAAAAGCTTCTGTAGCTGCTCCAATTGTGGGCGCGACGAAAATTGCTCAGCTCGAAGATTCAGTAGATGCTCTAGCGGTGAAATTATCACCTGAAGAAATTTCATTCCTTGAAGAGTTGTATGTTCCACATCCAATAGTTGGAGCTCAGTAA
- a CDS encoding AraC family transcriptional regulator has product MKAFHENRTYHSTFPFTVIMSNDIDFLAHWHNDLEIVYVFEGSIRMGINSETRILKAGDMAICSSGDIHYYDSKDSSSKIMMVIFNPSLIGFPGGWPLNVRLTSPFMEKRAIREEEVRINNRLSQILQELMDEYNQKLEYHEQVIIGLLHEWSGLILRHVPLDKINPQKDKRRITNMKIMQGVLEYLDVNYMHPITLADAARQANMSLFYFSRFFKSLSGMSYIAYLSNIRVNQAEQLLLTTDKSILDIALECGFTNIRTFNRVFKQIKQRTPSELR; this is encoded by the coding sequence ATGAAAGCCTTTCACGAAAATAGAACTTACCATTCGACGTTCCCCTTCACTGTAATAATGTCTAATGATATTGATTTTCTAGCCCACTGGCATAACGATCTTGAGATAGTCTATGTATTTGAAGGTTCAATTCGGATGGGAATTAACTCCGAAACAAGGATCTTGAAAGCGGGAGATATGGCTATATGCAGCAGCGGAGACATCCACTACTATGACAGTAAAGACAGCAGCTCCAAGATAATGATGGTGATATTCAATCCTTCATTAATCGGTTTTCCTGGTGGATGGCCTTTGAATGTGAGGCTGACTTCCCCATTTATGGAGAAACGAGCTATACGAGAAGAAGAAGTGCGTATCAACAATCGTCTTTCTCAGATCCTGCAGGAACTTATGGACGAATATAATCAGAAGCTGGAATATCATGAACAGGTAATCATCGGCCTTTTGCACGAGTGGAGCGGACTCATTTTACGGCATGTTCCCTTGGATAAGATTAATCCACAGAAAGATAAAAGGCGCATCACTAACATGAAGATTATGCAAGGGGTTCTTGAATACCTCGACGTCAACTACATGCATCCCATCACACTTGCTGACGCCGCAAGGCAAGCCAATATGAGCCTCTTTTATTTCTCCCGCTTCTTCAAGAGTCTTTCGGGTATGAGCTATATTGCATACCTTAGCAACATCCGAGTCAACCAAGCAGAACAGCTGCTGCTGACCACAGACAAATCCATTTTAGATATCGCACTGGAATGCGGTTTCACTAATATCCGTACCTTTAACAGAGTATTTAAACAGATTAAACAACGGACTCCAAGTGAATTACGTTAA
- a CDS encoding ThuA domain-containing protein, which translates to MTKKALIVKGGWDGHEPNEVAAIFAGILEAEGFEVEVSDTLESFNSAEKLTDLSLIVPVWTMGEISNDQVSSVLKAVASGVGIAGCHGGMCDSFRNNTEWQFLTGSQWVAHPFNDGVEYEVNIVHSGSSPIVEGIQDFKVKSEQYYLHVDPAVDVLATTTFVMSEGEHSANGVIRMPVVYTKKWGKGKVFYNSLGHHADVFDIPEAKELMRKGFLWAAN; encoded by the coding sequence ATGACGAAGAAAGCATTGATTGTAAAAGGTGGATGGGATGGGCATGAACCAAATGAAGTAGCCGCAATTTTTGCTGGCATTCTAGAGGCTGAAGGCTTTGAAGTTGAAGTGTCTGATACGCTGGAGAGCTTCAACAGTGCAGAGAAGCTTACGGATTTAAGCCTTATTGTACCGGTATGGACCATGGGAGAAATCAGTAATGATCAGGTATCCTCAGTTCTGAAGGCAGTAGCTTCTGGAGTAGGAATTGCCGGTTGTCATGGAGGGATGTGCGACTCTTTCCGTAACAATACAGAGTGGCAATTTTTGACTGGGTCACAATGGGTAGCACATCCATTTAACGATGGGGTAGAGTATGAAGTTAATATCGTACATTCTGGCTCCAGTCCCATTGTGGAGGGTATCCAAGACTTCAAGGTGAAATCGGAACAATATTATTTACATGTAGATCCTGCAGTGGATGTCTTGGCAACAACTACGTTTGTAATGAGTGAGGGTGAGCATTCAGCAAATGGTGTCATCAGGATGCCCGTTGTATATACGAAGAAATGGGGAAAAGGGAAGGTTTTCTATAATTCACTTGGCCATCATGCAGACGTTTTCGATATACCGGAAGCCAAGGAACTGATGCGAAAAGGCTTTTTGTGGGCGGCTAACTAA
- a CDS encoding Gfo/Idh/MocA family protein, whose protein sequence is MRKVKVGIVGCGNISSIYFENLNGTFVNTEVYACSDLDKSRAEQAAEKYGVPHVWTTEQLLASEEIEIVVNLTTPNFHFDVCKQALLAGKHVYVEKPLSLSLENGTELVRLAKEKNLFLGCAPDTFLGGGLQTCSKLIADGYIGEPVAATAFMLCHGHESWHPDPEFYYKAGGGPMFDMGPYYLTALVSLLGPAKTVCGITKTSFAHRTITSDKKFGKVIDVEVPTHVAGTIEFDSGAVATMITSFDVWHSTLPRIEIYGSQGTLIVPDPNNFGGPILLRPAHSSEFQEIPLIYNYADNSRGIGVADMAHCIDTGETPRANGELANHVLEIMHAFHTSSDSKQYAQLVTSCEQPKPLPLGLVKGYLE, encoded by the coding sequence TTGCGCAAAGTGAAGGTAGGTATAGTCGGCTGCGGTAACATCAGCAGCATTTATTTTGAGAATTTGAATGGGACCTTCGTTAATACTGAGGTCTATGCTTGTTCCGACCTGGATAAAAGTCGTGCAGAGCAAGCGGCGGAGAAATATGGCGTTCCTCATGTATGGACGACAGAACAATTACTTGCTTCGGAAGAGATTGAAATAGTCGTTAATCTAACAACGCCTAATTTTCATTTTGACGTGTGCAAGCAAGCCTTGCTAGCTGGCAAGCATGTGTATGTGGAGAAGCCCTTATCACTTTCCCTTGAAAATGGCACTGAGCTAGTTCGTCTGGCGAAGGAAAAGAACCTGTTCCTTGGCTGCGCACCAGATACTTTCCTTGGAGGCGGTCTGCAAACCTGCAGTAAGCTGATTGCGGATGGTTATATCGGGGAGCCGGTGGCAGCAACTGCCTTTATGCTTTGTCATGGACATGAAAGCTGGCATCCTGATCCGGAATTTTATTATAAAGCCGGTGGAGGACCCATGTTTGACATGGGACCCTACTATCTAACTGCGTTAGTATCTTTGCTAGGCCCAGCTAAAACAGTATGCGGCATCACTAAAACCTCTTTTGCTCATAGAACGATCACGAGCGACAAAAAGTTTGGCAAAGTCATTGATGTAGAGGTGCCCACACATGTTGCTGGAACGATTGAGTTTGACAGTGGCGCTGTGGCAACCATGATTACCAGCTTTGATGTTTGGCACAGTACTTTACCGAGGATCGAAATCTACGGATCGCAAGGAACCTTGATCGTACCGGACCCTAACAACTTTGGAGGGCCGATCCTTTTACGCCCGGCACACAGCTCGGAATTCCAAGAGATCCCACTTATCTACAATTATGCAGATAATAGTAGAGGCATAGGAGTAGCAGATATGGCACACTGCATCGACACGGGGGAGACTCCTCGTGCAAACGGAGAACTCGCCAATCACGTACTTGAGATCATGCATGCATTCCATACAAGTTCCGACTCTAAGCAATATGCTCAACTGGTAACCAGCTGCGAGCAGCCCAAGCCATTGCCGCTGGGCTTAGTCAAAGGGTATTTAGAGTAG
- a CDS encoding MarR family winged helix-turn-helix transcriptional regulator, translated as MTQEIFSELDLTTLLSVSFSTSINELHDRLRELGFADIRPVHGFMFKCIAPNGATGIELAEYLGITKQAVSKMVDYLEKSGYVIRENHPTDKRGKIIVLTERGWLAVKAKEEILTEIEQRWIEIIGAERLQMLKDDLTTLVYKANEDKSTMRSRPVW; from the coding sequence ATGACTCAGGAAATCTTTAGTGAATTGGATCTGACAACACTTTTATCAGTATCCTTTAGTACATCAATTAATGAACTACATGATAGATTGCGTGAATTAGGATTTGCAGATATTAGACCTGTACATGGTTTTATGTTTAAGTGTATTGCTCCAAACGGAGCAACAGGTATAGAATTAGCCGAATATTTAGGAATTACGAAGCAAGCTGTAAGTAAAATGGTAGATTATCTTGAGAAAAGTGGTTATGTAATTCGCGAAAATCATCCCACTGACAAGAGAGGAAAAATCATTGTTTTGACTGAGCGAGGTTGGTTAGCAGTGAAAGCAAAAGAGGAAATACTAACTGAGATTGAGCAACGTTGGATTGAAATCATAGGTGCTGAACGACTGCAGATGCTCAAAGATGATTTAACAACACTTGTATATAAAGCAAATGAAGATAAATCTACTATGAGATCAAGACCTGTCTGGTAA
- a CDS encoding DUF3238 domain-containing protein, translated as MTNIVKVRASVFIPTPWTDPRKDEETGNVIHFEGDSREFTPYAVNAMRSRVEQEVVVDFYKKDIFTYANTGITTERVTTPDGSVNKKTGKATTEGILCTDIVWGSEDVRFQMSASASNPLNAFAPPVDYLLIVHIQKDGTVNMQGAHDGFPCFEFYKQVNFGTFEQIYTHDYRVTGDTPEAMAGEMEYSFKKIL; from the coding sequence ATGACTAATATTGTTAAAGTTAGAGCAAGTGTATTTATTCCAACACCGTGGACTGATCCTAGGAAGGATGAAGAAACAGGAAACGTAATCCATTTTGAAGGTGACTCACGTGAATTCACACCCTATGCTGTCAACGCTATGCGCTCCAGAGTGGAACAAGAAGTAGTTGTAGATTTTTACAAAAAAGATATTTTCACATATGCAAATACTGGTATTACAACAGAAAGAGTCACTACTCCAGATGGTTCTGTTAATAAAAAAACAGGAAAAGCTACTACAGAAGGTATTTTGTGCACTGATATTGTGTGGGGCTCTGAAGACGTTAGGTTTCAAATGAGTGCAAGTGCTAGCAATCCATTAAATGCATTTGCACCTCCAGTTGACTATCTTTTAATAGTTCATATTCAAAAGGATGGTACTGTCAATATGCAAGGAGCACATGATGGATTTCCTTGTTTTGAATTTTATAAACAAGTGAACTTTGGAACGTTCGAACAAATTTATACACATGATTACAGAGTAACTGGTGATACTCCTGAAGCTATGGCTGGAGAAATGGAGTATAGCTTCAAAAAAATATTATAA